The proteins below are encoded in one region of Rhinatrema bivittatum unplaced genomic scaffold, aRhiBiv1.1, whole genome shotgun sequence:
- the LOC115082212 gene encoding zinc finger protein 665-like, with protein sequence MKAGDAAWIKAGSRGPSPDPTAEILRMGGEETETKSEDGFRNNSEMQRMCDRQQTEEWKERDPSRDSPGPSAKYPGGISRVTSPRGKEEVQKGESPYACSERGRNFNLCPSLVETQRLSEGETPFQSADTSENFTTNLQSVEQQEIIECGNKFPERTSHTSIQQYQKKEKTTFTGSEEEIRTPTNTKLTAHGKDHLKKKPLKCTQCEQCFFFQAEIGHVRIHSGERPFQCPECEERFTEKSNLREQKQIHRQDQPFKCSQCEKCFRYRSWLKVHQRSHKGEKSFIWSEWDKDLCQKFSLGKHTNIHTGTKAFKCSECDKCFSRKSHLKSHKTIHTRKKPFKCSECDKCFAQMSALKRHETIHTGEKPFKCSECDKCFAQMSYLKNHKRMHTGEKPFKCSECDKCFTQMSHLNVHKRMHTGEKPFKCSECDKCFSQMSALKGHETMHTGEKPFKCSECDKCFSQMSALKRHETIHADEKPFKCSECDKCFGSISHVKTHQAAHAGEKPFKCAECDKCFMRMSNLKTHKIIHTGEKPFKCSECDKCFTHIFGLKYHKTVHTGEKPFKCSECDKCFAQMSHLNVHKRMHTGEKRFKCSECDKCFAEISALKRHETIHTGEKPFKCSECDKCFTQMSVLKRHETIHTGEKPFKCSECDKCFGSISYLKTHQAAHAGEKPFKCSECDKCFTRMSNLKSHKAVHTGEKPFKCSECDKCFAHIFGLKYHKTVHTGEKPFKCSECDKCFSQMSALKRHETMHTGEKPFKCSECDKCFTQMSYLKNHKRMHTGEKPFKCSECDKCFGRISLLKTHQAAHAGEKPFKCSECDKCFAQISHLNVHKRMHTGEKPFKCSECDKCFAQSSTLKSHKAVHTREKPFKCSECDKCFAKKSSLKNHTTIHTGEKPFKCSECDRCFSRMLLLKRHEAVHT encoded by the exons ATGAAGGCAGGCGATGCAGCTTGGATTAAAG CAGGCAGCCGAGGTCCCAGTCCTGACCCTACAGCAGAGATCCTGAGAATGGGCGGGGAGGAGACGGAGACCAAGAGCG AAGATGGATTCAGGAATAATAGTGAGATGCAGAGAATGTGTGATAGGCAGCAGACGGAagaatggaaagagagagaccccTCCAGAGACAGCCCAGGACCTTCAGCTAAGTATCCAGGAGGTATCAGTAGAGTAACATCACCCAGGGGGAAAGAAGAAGTCCAGAAAGGAGAGAGTCCATATGCATGTTCTGAACGAGGAAGAAATTTCAACCTCTGTCCCAGTCTTGTAGAAACTCAGAGACTCAGTGAAGGAGAGACTCCATTTCAAAGTGCTGACACTTCAGAAAACTTCACCACAAACTTACAATCTGTTGAACAGCAAGAAATTATTGAATGTGGGAACAAGTTTCCTGAAAGGACAAGTCACACATCTATCCAACAatatcagaaaaaggaaaaaacaacatTTACAGGTTCTGAAGAAGAGATAAGGACCCCTACGAATACAAAACTTACAGCACATGGAAAAGATCACCTAAAAAAGAAACCATTAAAATGCACTCAGTGTGAACAATGCTTTTTCTTCCAAGCTGAGATAGGACATGTAAGAATTCACTCTGGAGAAAGACCATTTCAGTGCCCTGAATGTGAGGAGAGGTTTACTGAGAAATCAAACCTGAGAGAACAGAAACAAATTCACAGACAAGACCAACCTTTTAAGTGTTctcaatgtgaaaaatgtttcagATATAGATCCTGGCTTAAAGTTCATCAGAGAAGTCATAAGGGAGAGAAGTCATTTATATGGTCTGAATGGGATAAAGATTTATGTCAGAAATTTAGTTTAGGAAAACACACAAATATTCACACAGGTACCAaagcatttaaatgttctgaatgtgataaatgtttctctAGAAAATCCCATCTTAAAagccacaaaaccatccatacacgcaagaaaccatttaaatgttctgaatgtgataaatgtttcgcaCAAATGTCAGCTCTTAAAAGACATGAAACCATCCATACCGgcgagaaaccatttaaatgttctgaatgtgataaatgtttcgcaCAAATGTCATATCTTAAAAACCACAAAAGAatgcacactggtgagaaaccatttaaatgttctgaatgtgataaatgtttcacacAAATGTCCCATCTGAATGTCCACAAAAGAatgcacactggtgagaaaccatttaaatgttctgaatgtgataaatgtttctcaCAAATGTCAGCTCTTAAAGGACATGAAACCATGCATAccggtgagaaaccatttaaatgttctgaatgtgataaatgtttctcaCAAATGTCAGCTCTTAAAAGACATGAAACCATACATGCCGacgagaaaccatttaaatgttctgaatgtgataaatgtttcggTAGCATATCCCATGTTAAAACCCACCAAGCTGCCCACGCTggggaaaaaccatttaaatgtgctgaatgtgataaatgtttcatgCGAATGTCCAATCTTAAAACCCACAAAATCATccatacaggtgagaaaccatttaaatgttctgaatgtgataaatgttttacTCATATCTTTGGTCTTAAATACCACAAAACCGTccatacaggtgagaaaccatttaaatgttctgaatgtgataaatgtttcgcaCAAATGTCCCATCTGAATGTCCACAAAAGAatgcacactggtgagaaacgatttaaatgttctgaatgtgataaatgtttcgcaGAAATATCAGCTCTTAAAAGACATGAAACCATCCATACCGgcgagaaaccatttaaatgttctgaatgtgataaatgtttcacacAAATGTCAGTTCTTAAAAGACATGAAACCATCCATACCGgcgagaaaccatttaaatgttctgaatgtgataaatgtttcggTAGCATATCCTATCTTAAAACCCACCAAGCTGCCCACGCTggggaaaaaccatttaaatgttctgaatgtgataaatgtttcacgCGAATGTCCAATCTTAAAAGCCACAAAGCCGTccatacaggtgagaaaccatttaaatgttctgaatgtgataaatgttttgctCATATCTTTGGTCTTAAATACCACAAAACCGTCCATACCGgcgagaaaccatttaaatgttctgaatgtgataaatgtttctcaCAAATGTCAGCTCTTAAAAGACATGAAACCATGCATACCGgcgagaaaccatttaaatgttctgaatgtgataaatgtttcacacAAATGTCATATCTCAAAAATCACAAAAGAatgcacactggtgagaaaccatttaaatgttctgaatgtgataaatgtttcggTAGAATATCCCTTCTTAAAACCCACCAAGCTGCCCACGCTggggaaaaaccatttaaatgttctgaatgtgataaatgtttcgcGCAAATCTCCCATCTCAATGTCCACAAAAGAatgcacactggtgagaaaccatttaaatgttctgaatgtgataaatgttttgctCAGAGCTCCACTCTTAAAAGCCACAAAGCCGTCCATACTCGTGAGAAACCGTTTAAATGTTCGGAATGTGACAAATGTTTTGCTAAAAAATCCAGTCTTAAAAACCACACAACCATccatacaggtgagaaaccatttaaatgttcggAATGTGATAGATGTTTCTCAAGAATGTTACTTCTTAAAAGACATGAAGCCGTCCATACTTGA
- the LOC115082217 gene encoding uncharacterized protein LOC115082217: MCALVSDPASVTFRDVAAYFWEVEWDVLGEWQKELYRKVIKEIHGLLLSLGHSILNPDVVLKIKKEDEKYFPQHWELEGKETMKDPSISLPIVTSVFSLSVKQEADLPFLDPPESETPEGIHPPGTGSRGHRPDPTAGTLKTEEPQVSERLEGGAASVTFRDVAAYFWKWSGTFWENGRRSCTGRSSRRFTASSCHGVIQFLILMLYSRLRRKMRNIIPSALGAGGERNHEGPQQSFLVIYSYPVLFSRSLLSTFLARLSKKSLDFGAF; encoded by the exons gcatcGGTCACGTTCAGGGACGTCGCTGCTTATTTCTGGGAAGTGGAGTGGGACGttctgggagaatggcagaaggagctgtacagGAAGGTCATCAAGGAGATTCACGGCCTCCTCCTGTCCCTGG GTCATTCAATTCTTAATCCCGATGTTGTATTGAAGATTaagaaggaagatgagaaatatttccctcagcactgggagctggaggggaaagaaaccaTGAAGGACCCCAGCATCA GCCTTCCGATTGTAACGTCTGTGTTCTCACTGAGCGTCAAACAAGAGGCAGATCTGCCCTTCCTGGATCCTCCTGAATCAGAGACGCCTGAAGGGATTCACCCTCCTGGAACAG GCAGCAGAGGTCACAGGCCTGACCCCACAGCAGGGACGCTGAAAACGGAAGAGCCTCAGGTCAGCGAGCGGCTGGAGGGAGGAGCG GCATCGGTCACGTTCAGGGACGTCGCTGCTTATTTCTGGAAGTGGAGTGGGACGttctgggagaatggcagaaggagctgtacagGAAGGTCATCAAGGAGATTCACGGCCTCCTCATGTCACGGG GTTATTCAATTCTTAATCCTGATGTTATATTCAAGATTACgaaggaagatgagaaatattATTCCCTCAGCACTGGGagctggaggggaaagaaaccaTGAAGGACCCCAGCAATC ATTCCTCGTCATCTATTCATATCCTGTCCTCTTCTCCAGGAGTCTCCTTTCCACCTTCCTCGCCCGCCTGTCTAAGAAGTCCTTGGACTTTGGTGCCTTCTAG